Proteins encoded by one window of Erwinia pyrifoliae DSM 12163:
- the fadA gene encoding acetyl-CoA C-acyltransferase FadA has product MEKVVIVDAIRTPMGRSKGGAFRHVRAEDLSASLMKSLLSRNPSVDPATLDDIYWGCVQQTLEQGFNIARNAALLAEIPHSVPATTVNRLCGSSMQALHDAARAIMVGDAHTCLIGGVEHMGHVPMSHGVDFHPGLSRSVAKAAAMMGLTAEMLARMHGISREMQDRFAARSHQRAAAATQAGHFAAEIVAVCGHDADGVLKRYDADEVIRPETTVESLAALRPAFDPINGTVTAGSSSALSDGAAAMLIMSESQARQRGLKARARIRSMAVVGCDPSMMGYGPVPASRLALKRAGLSTADIGVFELNEAFAAQTLPCIKDLGLMDRLDEKVNLNGGAIALGHPLGCSGARISTTLLHLIERRDEQFGLATMCIGLGQGIATVFERL; this is encoded by the coding sequence AAGGCGGCGCATTTCGCCATGTGCGGGCAGAAGATCTCTCCGCGAGTCTGATGAAGAGCCTGCTGAGCCGCAATCCGTCCGTCGATCCCGCCACGCTGGATGATATTTACTGGGGCTGCGTACAGCAGACGCTGGAACAGGGGTTTAACATTGCCCGTAACGCCGCACTGCTGGCGGAAATTCCGCATTCTGTTCCTGCCACTACCGTCAACCGTTTGTGCGGCTCTTCCATGCAGGCACTGCATGATGCCGCACGCGCCATTATGGTCGGTGATGCACATACCTGCCTGATTGGCGGCGTAGAGCATATGGGTCACGTACCGATGAGTCACGGCGTTGATTTCCATCCGGGTCTCAGCCGCAGCGTCGCTAAAGCCGCCGCAATGATGGGTCTGACCGCGGAAATGCTGGCGCGGATGCACGGTATCAGCCGTGAAATGCAGGATCGGTTTGCCGCCCGCTCCCACCAGCGCGCTGCGGCAGCCACCCAGGCCGGGCATTTTGCCGCCGAGATTGTCGCCGTTTGCGGCCATGATGCTGATGGCGTGCTTAAACGCTATGACGCCGATGAAGTCATTCGCCCCGAAACCACGGTAGAAAGCCTGGCGGCATTGCGCCCGGCTTTTGATCCGATCAACGGCACCGTGACCGCAGGCAGCAGCTCGGCGTTGTCCGATGGGGCGGCCGCCATGCTGATAATGAGTGAATCACAGGCGCGGCAACGGGGTCTGAAAGCACGCGCCCGCATCCGCTCAATGGCGGTGGTTGGCTGCGATCCGTCGATGATGGGCTACGGACCGGTTCCTGCCTCCCGGCTGGCCTTGAAGCGCGCCGGGCTGAGCACCGCAGATATTGGCGTGTTTGAACTCAATGAAGCTTTTGCCGCACAGACGCTGCCGTGCATTAAGGATCTGGGTTTGATGGACAGACTTGACGAGAAGGTCAACCTGAACGGCGGTGCGATTGCACTCGGCCACCCGCTGGGCTGCTCAGGAGCACGTATCAGCACCACGCTGCTGCACCTGATTGAACGGCGCGATGAGCAATTCGGCCTTGCCACCATGTGTATCGGGCTGGGCCAGGGGATCGCCACCGTATTCGAACGTCTCTGA